The following coding sequences lie in one Miscanthus floridulus cultivar M001 chromosome 9, ASM1932011v1, whole genome shotgun sequence genomic window:
- the LOC136480332 gene encoding uncharacterized protein translates to MVLTVTTDKQLEEGERAFMDLVLVVDTSGSMGWEGKLDKVKQTLKGIIKGEWQPKVGTTHTATNEWLRTDDRLCIITFDTKAQVVFKMNRMSEDKRNEALDRVSDMRASGDTNMKEGLEVALKEIKERTDRNDYAPAIILLSDGFENTGGSAREVDITRVRVDTIGFGTKHDRKILEDISQKSDEGGYSNSWDHNKLMQAMSSLLDFSKHIVARNLEVTVELPRGVRVSVDSGTNRQETYQRDIQKHYKSSLQGGRTYYFLVAFYLPPAQREGIMETVMTYHWKCRRLIRGKADEASQPAGVPIIIKRTTQGVGLRNRALVVNDVVPKVVRTEETRRNHLAMIKEVRKHADAGNFYKARDTLAVGMGKLDGLQDLTNSDISIKAINFMYAEGEELFRVLESEHTYNNGGGQSYVAACISSHELQRYVARGDEGCQVRLFTTKRMRRYLDDAIQLDNNMAA, encoded by the exons ATGGTTCTGACTGTCACTACGGACAAACAACTTGAAGAGGGCGAGAGGGCGTTTATGGACCTGGTGCTTGTCGTGGATACCAGCGGGAGCATGGGCTGGGAGGGCAAGCTTGACAAGGTGAAGCAAACCTTGAAGGGGATCATCAAAGGAGAGTGGCAACCCAAGGTGGGGACGACCCACACAGCAACAAATGAGTGGCTCCGCACCGATGACCGCCTCTGCATCATCACCTTCGACACCAAGGCCCAAGTCGTGTTCAAGATGAACCGTATGAGTGAGGATAAGAGGAATGAAGCGCTGGACAGAGTCAGCGACATGCGAGCAAGCGGCGACACGAATATGAAAGAGGGCCTCGAGGTGGCCCTCAAAGAGATAAAAGAACGTACCGACCGCAACGATTACGCCCCTGCTATCATTCTCCTGTCCGACGGCTTCGAAAACACTGGTGGATCAGCTAGAGAGGTCGACATCACACGTGTCCGCGTCGATACGATTGGTTTTGGCACTAAGCATGATAGAAAG ATCCTCGAAGACATCTCACAAAAAAGTGACGAAGGTGGGTACAGTAATTCTTGGGACCACAACAAACTCATGCAGGCGATGTCCTCGCTGCTGGATTTCAGCAAGCACATCGTCGCCAGGAACCTGGAGGTGACAGTGGAGCTGCCGCGGGGCGTGAGGGTGTCTGTGGACTCGGGTACCAACCGCCAAGAGACGTATCAACGTGACATTCAAAAACACTACAAGAGCTCTCTGCAGGGGGGGAGGACATACTATTTCTTGGTAGCCTTCTACCTCCCTCCAGCACAGAGAGAGGGCATCATGGAGACCGTCATGACATACCACTGGAAATGCAG GCGCTTGATTCGAGGTAAGGCCGACGAGGCTAGCCAACCGGCCGGTGTTCCAATTATAATAAAGCGCACCACCCAGGGAGTAGGTCTTCGCAACCGCGCGTTAGTTGTGAATGATGTGGTGCCGAAGGTGGTACGCACCGAGGAGACCCGCCGCAATCACCTCGCAATGATAAAAGAGGTGAGAAAGCATGCAGATGCGGGGAATTTCTATAAGGCTCGAGACACGTTGGCAGTCGGCATGGGCAAGCTGGATGGCCTCCAGGACTTGACCAACTCCGATATCTCCATAAAAGCCATCAATTTCATGTACGCTGAGGGGGAGGAACTCTTCAGAGTGCTGGAGTCAGAGCACACGTACAATAACGGTGGTGGCCAGTCCTACGTGGCGGCGTGCATCTCATCACATGAACTCCAGCGCTACGTGGCAAGGGGCGACGAGGGCTGCCAGGTCAGGCTCTTCACCACGAAGCGCATGAGGCGCTACCTCGACGACGCCATCCAGTTGGACAATAACATGGCCGCCTGA